A genomic segment from Desulfonatronum lacustre DSM 10312 encodes:
- a CDS encoding 2-oxoacid:acceptor oxidoreductase subunit alpha, which produces MRLSKNILIAGEAGQGLATVGMLLAKALVRSGYEIFVTQGYESRIRGGHNTFAVRTGLGPIRAGIRDVDLLIALNRESISLHREELTENALVLMDAEHDDQAATRDGDQEAKRDRALRVPFAELAPNKVFHNIVALEVAARLLGLPENVTTDLVREAFAKKKADVAEKNVNVLHAAAAWASEQSAAFQPLPEPPKPTRRMVLNGNQAVALGALAAGTRFCAFYPMTPATGVALTLSAAAMDFGLVVEQAEDEIAAVNMALGASYAGAPAIVPTSGGGFALMTEGISLAGMTETPLVLVLGQRPGPATGLPTRTEQGDLNLALYAGHGEFPRAILTPGSVEECFRLTHAAVNLAEHSQGPVIVMTDQYLADTIQAVPPFDLDMLSEPLRPARTCDQPLDYKRYAFTEDGASPRLLPGTGEHLVVLDSDEHTEDGHITEDLTIRKRMVEKRLAKERRLREAALAPTYIGDEQSDLLLICWGSTLGPADEAAEILRKEGRNVGLLHFRQVWPLRPEQFLERLRQARETVCIESNATGQFAGLLRKEVGFSVSRSILRYDGLPFTAADILRELNVETGREQESRKAVGRDT; this is translated from the coding sequence ATGCGCCTATCCAAAAACATCCTGATCGCCGGGGAAGCCGGGCAGGGCTTGGCCACGGTGGGCATGCTTCTGGCCAAGGCCCTGGTCAGATCAGGCTATGAAATTTTCGTCACCCAGGGGTACGAATCCCGCATTCGCGGCGGGCACAACACCTTTGCCGTGCGCACCGGCCTCGGGCCGATCCGGGCCGGGATCCGGGACGTGGATCTCCTGATCGCCCTGAACCGGGAAAGCATTTCCTTGCATCGCGAGGAGCTGACCGAAAACGCCCTGGTCCTTATGGACGCGGAACACGACGACCAAGCCGCAACGAGGGACGGAGATCAGGAAGCCAAAAGGGACCGCGCCCTGCGCGTTCCCTTCGCCGAGCTGGCCCCCAATAAAGTCTTCCACAACATCGTGGCCTTGGAAGTCGCGGCCCGGCTCCTCGGGCTTCCAGAAAACGTGACCACGGACTTGGTTCGAGAAGCTTTCGCCAAAAAAAAGGCCGACGTGGCGGAGAAAAACGTGAACGTCCTTCACGCCGCGGCGGCGTGGGCCTCCGAACAGTCCGCGGCCTTTCAGCCCCTCCCCGAACCTCCGAAGCCGACCAGACGCATGGTCTTGAACGGCAACCAAGCCGTAGCCCTGGGGGCCTTGGCCGCAGGCACGCGTTTCTGCGCCTTCTACCCCATGACCCCGGCCACGGGCGTGGCTCTGACCCTGAGCGCCGCGGCCATGGACTTCGGGCTGGTGGTGGAGCAGGCCGAGGACGAGATCGCGGCGGTGAACATGGCCCTTGGCGCATCCTATGCCGGAGCGCCGGCCATCGTGCCCACCTCCGGCGGTGGATTCGCCCTGATGACCGAAGGAATCAGTTTGGCCGGAATGACCGAAACCCCCCTGGTGCTGGTTCTGGGCCAACGACCCGGACCGGCCACCGGCCTGCCCACCCGGACCGAACAGGGCGATCTGAACCTGGCCCTCTACGCCGGACACGGGGAGTTTCCCCGAGCCATTCTTACCCCTGGCAGCGTCGAGGAGTGCTTCCGCCTGACCCACGCCGCCGTGAACCTGGCCGAACACTCCCAAGGTCCGGTCATCGTCATGACCGACCAATACCTGGCCGACACCATCCAGGCCGTCCCGCCGTTTGATTTGGACATGCTCAGCGAACCACTCCGCCCGGCCCGGACCTGCGATCAACCGCTCGACTACAAGCGCTACGCCTTTACCGAAGACGGCGCATCCCCCCGGCTGCTGCCCGGCACGGGAGAGCATCTGGTGGTCCTGGACAGCGATGAGCATACCGAGGACGGACATATCACCGAGGATCTGACCATCCGAAAGCGGATGGTCGAAAAGCGGCTGGCCAAGGAACGGAGGTTGCGGGAAGCCGCTCTGGCCCCGACCTACATCGGGGACGAGCAGAGCGATCTGCTGCTGATCTGCTGGGGATCGACCTTGGGACCGGCGGACGAGGCCGCGGAGATCCTGCGCAAGGAGGGACGCAACGTGGGATTGCTCCACTTCCGTCAGGTCTGGCCCCTGCGGCCGGAGCAGTTTCTGGAGCGGTTGCGGCAAGCCCGGGAAACCGTCTGCATCGAGAGCAACGCCACGGGGCAGTTCGCCGGACTGCTGCGCAAGGAGGTCGGATTCAGCGTCTCCCGCTCCATCCTGCGCTACGACGGACTGCCGTTCACAGCGGCTGACATTTTGCGCGAACTGAATGTCGAAACCGGCCGGGAACAGGAATCCCGCAAGGCCGTGGGGAGAGACACATGA
- a CDS encoding ferritin, protein MLTPKIEQALNEQVNAELYSAYLYLAMAAYFSDHDLEGFTHWMNMQSQEELGHAMKFYAFINERGGKNTLKAIEAPPSSWDSPTAVFEAVLEHEQKVTALINNLVDLAIAEKDHATNIFLQWFVTEQVEEEASVNAVLQKLKLLGKDGGGLFMIDRELAGRASACPCSQPTA, encoded by the coding sequence ATGCTGACCCCGAAAATCGAACAGGCCCTGAACGAGCAGGTTAACGCCGAACTCTACTCGGCCTACCTCTATCTGGCCATGGCCGCCTATTTCAGCGACCACGACCTGGAAGGCTTCACCCACTGGATGAACATGCAGTCCCAGGAAGAACTCGGTCATGCCATGAAGTTTTACGCCTTCATCAACGAACGGGGCGGAAAAAACACTCTGAAAGCCATCGAGGCCCCGCCCTCGTCCTGGGATTCTCCGACGGCCGTGTTCGAGGCCGTGCTGGAACACGAACAAAAAGTCACCGCCCTGATCAACAACTTGGTCGACCTGGCCATTGCAGAAAAAGACCATGCCACGAACATCTTCTTGCAGTGGTTCGTCACCGAGCAGGTGGAAGAGGAAGCCAGCGTGAACGCCGTGCTGCAAAAACTGAAACTCCTGGGCAAGGACGGCGGCGGCCTGTTCATGATCGACCGGGAACTGGCCGGCAGGGCCTCTGCCTGCCCTTGCTCCCAGCCGACCGCCTGA
- a CDS encoding mannose-1-phosphate guanylyltransferase/mannose-6-phosphate isomerase, which produces MNKAEVDSKIWENAWAIVLAGGSGTRLWPMSRALLPKQLLALNGEKTLLQQTAERLLGRLPAERIVTVTNEEHFFEVCSQLAEVHPGLKDHVLKEPLARNTLPAILLGLDRIVAAQDTEHGQALVGVFPSDHMIGDQARFEADWGQALALADQDWFVTFGIPPTKPETGYGYIAKAEELAPGAYKVAGFVEKPPLEAAREFVSAGTHSWNSGMFIVPSSAFLDAVEEFQPRLWAWWRERDERDLASGYGDIPDISVDYGIMEHARRLAVVEAGFSWDDLGSWEAMFRMGEQDAVDHCVVKGDVLALDCRDSLLFSSGGKLAAVGLEGVAVVQTRDATLVCPLSQVQRVKDVVNRLKAEKSTLVEAHVTVRRPWGSYTVLEEGQFYKIKRIMVHPGARLSLQMHHHRSEHWVVIKGTALVQVGDKETLVAENQSVDIPKTAMHRLSNPGRVPVEIIEIQSGPYLEEDDIVRFDDVYGRSRPEPSK; this is translated from the coding sequence ATGAACAAAGCGGAAGTGGATTCCAAGATTTGGGAAAATGCCTGGGCCATCGTGCTGGCCGGCGGCTCCGGCACCCGGCTGTGGCCCATGTCCCGGGCCCTGCTGCCCAAACAATTGCTGGCCTTGAACGGGGAGAAAACCTTGCTGCAACAGACCGCCGAGCGGTTGTTGGGGCGACTGCCCGCCGAGCGAATCGTCACCGTGACCAACGAGGAACATTTTTTCGAGGTTTGCTCGCAGTTGGCCGAAGTGCACCCGGGCCTGAAGGATCACGTGCTCAAGGAGCCCCTGGCCCGCAACACGCTTCCGGCGATCCTGCTCGGCCTGGACAGGATCGTCGCGGCTCAGGATACGGAGCACGGGCAGGCTCTGGTGGGCGTTTTCCCTTCGGACCACATGATCGGCGATCAAGCCAGGTTCGAGGCCGATTGGGGACAGGCCTTGGCCCTGGCGGATCAGGACTGGTTCGTGACCTTCGGCATTCCGCCCACCAAGCCGGAGACCGGCTACGGATACATCGCCAAGGCCGAGGAACTGGCGCCGGGCGCGTACAAGGTAGCGGGCTTCGTGGAGAAACCCCCGCTGGAGGCGGCGCGGGAGTTCGTCAGCGCCGGCACCCACTCCTGGAACAGCGGAATGTTCATTGTTCCCTCCTCGGCGTTCCTGGACGCCGTTGAAGAATTTCAGCCCCGGCTCTGGGCGTGGTGGCGGGAGCGGGACGAACGTGACTTGGCTTCCGGGTACGGCGACATTCCCGACATTTCGGTGGACTATGGGATCATGGAGCATGCCCGGCGCTTGGCGGTGGTGGAAGCCGGATTTTCCTGGGACGACCTGGGAAGCTGGGAAGCCATGTTCCGGATGGGCGAGCAAGACGCCGTGGACCATTGCGTGGTCAAGGGCGACGTGCTGGCCCTGGACTGCCGGGACAGCCTGCTGTTTTCCTCGGGCGGCAAGCTGGCCGCCGTGGGGCTGGAGGGCGTGGCCGTGGTCCAGACCAGGGACGCGACCCTGGTCTGCCCGTTGAGTCAGGTCCAGCGAGTCAAGGACGTGGTCAACCGGCTGAAGGCCGAGAAGTCCACCCTGGTGGAGGCTCACGTCACGGTACGTCGGCCCTGGGGCAGCTACACGGTGTTGGAGGAAGGCCAATTCTACAAGATCAAGCGGATCATGGTCCATCCGGGGGCGAGGCTGAGCCTGCAGATGCATCACCATCGCAGCGAACACTGGGTGGTGATCAAAGGCACGGCTCTGGTCCAGGTGGGGGACAAGGAAACGCTGGTCGCGGAGAATCAGTCCGTGGACATTCCCAAAACCGCGATGCACAGACTTTCCAATCCGGGCCGGGTTCCGGTGGAGATCATCGAGATCCAGAGCGGGCCCTATCTGGAGGAGGACGACATCGTTCGGTTCGACGATGTTTATGGACGGAGCCGGCCCGAGCCTTCCAAGTGA
- the qrcA gene encoding menaquinone reductase multiheme cytochrome c subunit QrcA has translation MEEKKGGTSAGGVVLPFLLGFVAALAFGWWGVPQLLYSKKVQPLVFTHQNHIELYGMMCDDCHSFRRDGSFAGLPDNAKCAECHSFPMGDHPDEIKFVEEYYEKGIEVPWLVYQYQPDNVFFSHAAHREYDCATAGCHPDVGSSNELPAYYENRLTKYSRDTMKMKDCERCHATVAAQEPERFAGAPNACQICHK, from the coding sequence ATGGAAGAAAAGAAAGGGGGAACGAGTGCGGGCGGAGTAGTTCTGCCGTTCTTGTTGGGGTTTGTGGCCGCGTTGGCCTTCGGATGGTGGGGAGTTCCACAGCTGTTATACAGCAAGAAGGTCCAACCGCTTGTTTTTACACACCAAAACCACATCGAGTTGTATGGGATGATGTGTGACGACTGTCACTCCTTCCGGAGGGATGGCTCCTTTGCGGGGTTGCCCGATAATGCCAAGTGCGCGGAGTGCCACTCTTTTCCCATGGGCGACCATCCGGATGAGATCAAGTTCGTGGAAGAGTACTACGAAAAGGGGATTGAGGTTCCGTGGCTGGTTTATCAGTATCAACCGGACAACGTCTTTTTCTCCCACGCCGCGCACAGAGAGTATGATTGCGCCACCGCCGGCTGTCATCCGGACGTGGGCAGTTCCAACGAGTTGCCGGCCTACTATGAAAACCGCCTGACCAAGTACAGTCGGGATACGATGAAGATGAAGGACTGCGAGCGGTGTCACGCCACGGTGGCCGCCCAGGAGCCGGAGCGGTTCGCTGGTGCTCCCAATGCCTGCCAGATCTGTCATAAATAG
- the qrcB gene encoding menaquinone reductase molybdopterin-binding-like subunit QrcB, with protein MALNRRSFLTFAAGGVAGTLFTPVIWKSIDDTAIWTQNWPWIPRLEYGPRAYAATTCKLCPAGCGLNIRTAGGRPVAAEGRTDHPLSQGGICPLGAAAVQLLYAPARIKGPMQKQADGTHQPISWDQAEALLKEKLAEQNGKKDAVVCVSGDENGTINELFSALLGGLGSDGCFLMPGEQIVASKILREGSIGYDLENADFVLVFGADLLDGWGTAVRNKKAYGAAHPMGEEASAEYVYVGPTQNVTGGAADQWVSIAPGMEGVLALGVAYHLLQGGMTAPQAHDFFAYRNFVINRYTPEYVERLTGVAPEQVAELARKLRSANKPLIIPGSTIAQGGGVFNFAAALSLNMLFDNVNSAGGIQVLPDLPTVVSGAKEPAQVRAKDLVAYVQGVAEGKVSKPAVCLVYEANPLFALPLPDVTAQAFDGTYLVSFSTFYDETAAQADLLLPTPTFIERFDDVQTPYGSGFASYSLTRPAIRQPIFDTKPTGDVLLAVAKALGIDLGFASFDKVLEAKVAVLSELEGFFTDKVQPWEARAGKAPAAASGNLWRTISRGAVWASITEPFPTAMQLGSTIISQTAPPDAEDWTFPVSLAAMDSRTYGSRHIAIPPFCLPLLGEQEIQGDVFYVWMNSATARSYGLQAEDRVTLTGPNGSCLAKVRIFEGVGRNMVAAPLGFGHTAWDKFSRNKGDNIYKVLTVRTEPGSNLAVWADSRVRIAKA; from the coding sequence ATGGCACTTAATCGGAGAAGTTTTCTCACGTTTGCTGCCGGGGGTGTCGCGGGAACCCTGTTCACCCCGGTGATTTGGAAATCCATTGACGACACGGCCATCTGGACCCAGAACTGGCCGTGGATTCCCCGGCTGGAGTACGGACCGCGGGCCTATGCCGCGACCACCTGCAAGCTCTGCCCCGCCGGGTGCGGCCTGAACATTCGCACCGCCGGCGGCCGCCCCGTGGCCGCTGAAGGACGAACCGATCATCCGCTGAGCCAGGGCGGGATCTGTCCCCTGGGCGCGGCCGCGGTGCAGCTGCTGTACGCTCCGGCCCGGATCAAAGGACCGATGCAGAAGCAGGCCGACGGAACGCACCAGCCCATTTCCTGGGACCAGGCCGAAGCCTTGTTGAAGGAGAAGTTGGCTGAACAGAACGGCAAAAAAGACGCCGTGGTCTGCGTCAGCGGGGATGAAAACGGGACCATCAACGAACTCTTTTCCGCCTTGCTGGGCGGCCTGGGTTCGGACGGCTGTTTCCTGATGCCCGGCGAGCAGATCGTGGCTTCCAAGATTCTTCGCGAGGGAAGCATCGGCTACGACCTCGAAAACGCGGATTTCGTCCTGGTTTTCGGCGCGGACCTGCTGGACGGTTGGGGCACCGCCGTCCGGAACAAAAAGGCTTACGGCGCCGCGCACCCCATGGGCGAGGAAGCCTCGGCGGAATACGTCTATGTCGGACCGACGCAGAACGTCACCGGCGGCGCGGCCGACCAGTGGGTCTCTATTGCTCCGGGCATGGAAGGCGTTTTAGCCCTGGGCGTCGCCTACCATCTCCTGCAGGGCGGGATGACCGCTCCCCAGGCTCATGACTTTTTCGCCTATCGCAATTTCGTCATCAATCGCTACACCCCGGAATACGTCGAACGCCTGACCGGCGTGGCTCCGGAGCAGGTGGCCGAATTGGCCCGAAAGCTGCGCTCCGCAAACAAGCCGCTGATCATCCCGGGGTCCACCATCGCCCAGGGCGGCGGCGTGTTCAACTTTGCCGCGGCCTTGAGCCTGAACATGCTGTTCGACAACGTCAACTCCGCGGGCGGTATTCAAGTCCTGCCGGATCTGCCCACGGTGGTTTCGGGAGCCAAGGAGCCAGCCCAGGTTCGGGCCAAGGACCTGGTCGCCTATGTTCAGGGCGTGGCTGAAGGCAAAGTGAGCAAGCCGGCCGTGTGTTTGGTCTACGAGGCCAATCCGCTCTTCGCCCTGCCGCTGCCCGACGTGACGGCCCAGGCTTTTGACGGCACGTATCTGGTCAGCTTCAGCACATTCTACGACGAAACAGCCGCCCAGGCAGACCTGCTGCTGCCCACGCCCACCTTCATAGAACGGTTCGACGACGTCCAGACGCCCTATGGCTCCGGTTTCGCCAGCTACAGCCTGACGCGGCCGGCGATCCGCCAGCCCATTTTCGACACCAAGCCTACCGGCGACGTGCTGCTGGCCGTGGCCAAGGCGCTGGGGATCGATCTTGGATTCGCGTCTTTTGACAAGGTGCTGGAGGCCAAGGTGGCCGTCTTGAGCGAGCTGGAAGGCTTCTTCACGGACAAGGTTCAGCCCTGGGAGGCCAGAGCCGGCAAAGCTCCCGCCGCGGCTTCGGGCAACCTGTGGCGGACCATCTCCAGAGGCGCTGTCTGGGCTTCCATCACGGAACCCTTTCCCACGGCCATGCAGCTCGGCTCCACGATCATTTCCCAGACCGCTCCCCCCGACGCCGAGGACTGGACCTTCCCGGTCAGCTTGGCGGCCATGGACAGCCGGACCTACGGCTCCCGGCACATCGCCATTCCGCCGTTTTGCCTGCCGCTTTTGGGCGAACAGGAAATCCAGGGCGACGTGTTCTACGTCTGGATGAATTCCGCCACAGCCCGCTCCTACGGCTTGCAAGCCGAGGACAGGGTCACGTTGACCGGCCCCAACGGCTCCTGTCTGGCCAAGGTGCGCATTTTCGAGGGCGTGGGCCGGAACATGGTCGCTGCTCCGCTGGGCTTCGGCCACACGGCTTGGGACAAGTTCAGCCGGAACAAGGGAGACAACATCTACAAAGTGTTGACGGTACGTACCGAACCGGGGAGCAACCTGGCCGTTTGGGCCGATTCCCGCGTGCGCATCGCCAAAGCCTAA
- the qrcC gene encoding menaquinone reductase iron-sulfur cluster-binding subunit QrcC — protein sequence MVLYLKEFKIKWGMVIDLDRCTGCGACMVACQAENNIAPPVDASNKRYSLTWLLVYQLSNKQPYPNHDVAYMPRPCLQCGKPNCVPVCPVIATDKNQEGGIVSQVNARCIGCRYCMAACPYHARYFNWHDPVWPEGMEKTLTPDVSTRPRGVVEKCLFCHHRYMAARDKARIEDRDPNALAEGDYIPACVEMCPTGAMVFGDLENPEHKVHKLSKSPYAFRLLERLNTKPQVYYYSKREWVRKQGDNYLEHETVGGV from the coding sequence ATGGTTTTGTATCTCAAGGAATTCAAAATCAAGTGGGGAATGGTCATCGACCTGGACCGCTGCACCGGTTGCGGAGCCTGCATGGTCGCCTGTCAGGCGGAAAACAACATCGCTCCTCCGGTGGACGCTTCGAACAAGCGCTATAGCCTGACTTGGCTGTTGGTCTACCAGCTCTCCAACAAGCAGCCCTATCCGAACCACGACGTGGCCTACATGCCGCGCCCGTGTTTACAGTGCGGAAAGCCGAACTGCGTGCCGGTCTGCCCGGTCATCGCCACGGACAAGAACCAGGAAGGCGGGATCGTCAGCCAGGTCAACGCCCGGTGCATCGGCTGCCGGTACTGCATGGCCGCCTGCCCCTATCATGCCCGATACTTCAACTGGCATGACCCGGTCTGGCCCGAAGGCATGGAAAAGACTCTCACTCCGGACGTTTCCACCCGGCCCCGGGGCGTGGTGGAAAAATGTCTGTTCTGTCACCATCGCTACATGGCCGCTCGGGACAAGGCCCGGATCGAAGACCGCGACCCCAACGCCCTGGCCGAGGGCGACTACATCCCGGCCTGCGTGGAGATGTGTCCCACCGGGGCCATGGTTTTCGGCGACCTGGAAAATCCGGAGCACAAAGTCCATAAGCTTTCCAAAAGCCCGTATGCGTTTCGGCTGTTGGAGCGCTTGAACACCAAACCTCAGGTCTACTACTACAGCAAGCGGGAATGGGTCCGGAAGCAGGGCGACAATTACCTTGAACATGAAACGGTCGGAGGGGTCTAG
- the qrcD gene encoding menaquinone reductase integral membrane subunit QrcD, giving the protein MSDKELWPEGVQRCSLKLFIAWLAVIFAVLAWGVYAAYVVWSGGLIVTGMDNYFAFGLYIIFDLAVIALGAGAFFSGLLYYLIRVEGLKNIINLAVIIGFICYSGALLILTLEVGQPLRAWFGFWHPNVHSMLTEVIFCITVYMLVLTIEFIPIILENRKLNKIKFLHHMAHNFHVIMPLFAGVGAFLSFFHQGSLGGMYGVLFSRPYAFREGFFIWPWTFFLFILSAVASGPGFTMLVATLMEKMTGRKLVDFSVKALMGKISGTMLAIYLVFKYLDTWAWATGILPRSGLTFSEVFYGVAYGKWLLFSELIVCGLFPAILLLNAKTRNTPWILYSACTLVGIGVIINRYVQTAQTLAHPVMPFDRWYVYMPTWAEWAPSLAIIAYGALILSLAYRYLPVFPQERKLNQA; this is encoded by the coding sequence ATGAGTGATAAAGAATTGTGGCCCGAAGGGGTCCAGCGTTGCTCCTTGAAGCTGTTCATCGCCTGGCTGGCGGTCATCTTCGCCGTGCTGGCCTGGGGCGTTTACGCCGCCTACGTGGTCTGGTCCGGCGGGCTGATCGTCACGGGCATGGACAATTACTTCGCCTTTGGCTTGTACATCATCTTCGACTTGGCCGTGATCGCCCTCGGGGCCGGGGCCTTTTTCAGCGGGCTCTTGTATTACCTGATCCGCGTCGAAGGTCTGAAGAACATCATCAACCTGGCGGTGATCATCGGCTTCATCTGCTACTCCGGTGCGCTGCTGATCCTGACCCTGGAAGTCGGTCAGCCGCTGCGGGCCTGGTTCGGATTCTGGCACCCCAACGTCCACTCCATGCTCACGGAAGTCATCTTCTGCATCACTGTGTACATGTTGGTGCTGACCATCGAGTTCATTCCGATCATTCTGGAGAACCGCAAGCTGAACAAGATCAAGTTCCTGCATCACATGGCCCACAACTTCCACGTGATCATGCCCTTGTTCGCCGGTGTCGGGGCCTTCCTGTCCTTCTTCCACCAGGGCTCTCTGGGCGGCATGTACGGCGTGCTGTTCTCCCGGCCCTACGCTTTTCGTGAAGGCTTCTTCATCTGGCCCTGGACCTTCTTCCTGTTCATCCTTTCCGCCGTGGCCTCGGGACCGGGCTTCACCATGCTGGTCGCCACGCTGATGGAGAAAATGACCGGCCGCAAGCTGGTGGACTTCAGCGTCAAGGCCTTGATGGGCAAGATTTCCGGTACCATGCTGGCCATCTATTTGGTCTTCAAGTACCTGGACACGTGGGCCTGGGCCACCGGCATCCTGCCCCGATCCGGCCTGACCTTCAGTGAAGTGTTCTACGGCGTGGCCTACGGCAAGTGGCTGCTGTTCTCCGAACTGATCGTCTGCGGCCTGTTCCCGGCCATCCTGCTGCTCAACGCCAAGACCCGGAACACCCCGTGGATTCTCTATTCCGCATGTACCCTGGTCGGCATCGGCGTGATCATCAACCGGTACGTCCAAACCGCCCAGACCCTGGCTCACCCGGTCATGCCCTTCGACCGCTGGTACGTCTACATGCCCACCTGGGCTGAATGGGCCCCGTCCCTGGCCATCATCGCCTACGGCGCCCTGATCCTCAGCCTGGCCTACCGCTATCTGCCGGTTTTCCCGCAGGAGCGGAAGCTGAATCAGGCCTAA